A single genomic interval of Aulosira sp. FACHB-615 harbors:
- a CDS encoding LLM class flavin-dependent oxidoreductase, with amino-acid sequence MSVIDTTAVRTEIKAMSGDKPLCVYASPTDYPDSPLSQALKQPVLLGLFLPIHHGGWSSSYLPRTTDWSFDYNAKLTQKAEELGFDLVFGYSTWQPKGGQGPTRTEAGLDAFIATASLAGMTSRILLISTIHVLYGPWHPIHLAKFGATLDHISKGRWGINVVTGHRAYEHELFGWSQIEHDRRYEMADEFVTVLKRLWSETENFSYQSQKSSWQFKDAYISPRPLYGRPVLVNATGSDAGIEFAGRHSDIVFITSPAGGDIDSALSSLPAHTERVKQSAIAQGRQVRTLLNPLIVLRETEKEAEEYAQAIVDQADHESIAGRSLVSSDAHAWRGHKKGNLRHSVGSAIGGNVQLIGSPEQITEQLVQLNKAGVDGFQIAFYDFEPDLDLFGKRVLPLLKQAGLRL; translated from the coding sequence ATGAGCGTAATTGATACTACTGCTGTCAGAACGGAGATAAAAGCGATGTCTGGCGACAAGCCGCTTTGCGTCTACGCCTCTCCCACAGACTATCCTGATAGTCCATTATCTCAAGCTCTCAAACAGCCTGTATTACTAGGGTTATTCTTACCAATTCATCACGGTGGCTGGAGTTCATCATATTTACCTCGGACTACCGATTGGTCGTTTGACTACAATGCCAAATTGACCCAAAAGGCTGAGGAATTGGGATTTGACCTCGTTTTTGGTTATTCCACATGGCAACCCAAGGGTGGACAGGGGCCGACTCGCACGGAAGCTGGTTTAGATGCTTTCATTGCAACAGCTTCTCTGGCGGGAATGACTTCGCGGATTCTCTTAATTTCTACCATTCACGTTCTTTATGGGCCTTGGCATCCCATTCATTTAGCTAAATTTGGGGCGACATTAGACCACATTTCCAAAGGTCGTTGGGGAATTAACGTTGTCACCGGACATCGGGCTTATGAACATGAATTGTTCGGTTGGAGTCAAATCGAACACGATCGCCGCTATGAAATGGCTGATGAATTTGTCACTGTCTTAAAGAGACTTTGGTCAGAAACCGAGAACTTTTCTTACCAGAGTCAAAAAAGCTCTTGGCAATTCAAAGATGCTTACATTAGCCCTCGTCCGCTTTATGGTCGTCCTGTTTTAGTTAACGCCACTGGTTCAGATGCGGGTATTGAGTTTGCAGGTCGTCATTCTGATATTGTGTTTATCACCAGTCCGGCTGGCGGAGATATAGACAGTGCTTTGTCATCCTTACCCGCCCATACAGAACGGGTGAAACAATCTGCGATCGCCCAAGGTAGACAAGTCCGCACGCTGCTAAATCCGTTGATTGTTTTGCGAGAAACAGAAAAAGAGGCAGAAGAATATGCCCAAGCCATTGTTGACCAGGCTGATCATGAATCAATTGCGGGACGTTCCCTTGTTAGCAGCGATGCCCACGCTTGGAGAGGGCATAAAAAAGGAAATCTGCGTCATAGCGTTGGCAGTGCGATCGGTGGTAATGTGCAACTCATTGGTTCGCCAGAACAAATCACCGAACAACTTGTGCAACTCAATAAAGCTGGTGTTGATGGTTTCCAGATAGCCTTCTACGATTTCGAGCCTGATTTAGATTTATTCGGTAAGCGCGTTCTACCACTGCTAAAACAAGCTGGTTTAAGACTTTAA
- a CDS encoding methionine ABC transporter permease has product MQGQELLQSLLQATTETFYMVGISALVAIFLGLPLGLLLVMTGPGNLLDFPKLHKVLGAIVNTGRSFPFIILLVVLTPLTRLIVGTSIGSTAALVPLTLAAIPFFGRIAETSILEVDKGLIEAAQAMGCNYWQIVLKVLIPEAFPSLILGMTILIVSLLNSSAMAGAVGGGGLGNLAIQYGYQRFDVGVMFSTIVVLIALVQIIQFLGDLIAQRMRKR; this is encoded by the coding sequence ATGCAAGGACAAGAACTACTACAAAGCTTATTACAAGCTACCACCGAAACTTTTTACATGGTTGGGATATCTGCCCTAGTTGCAATCTTTTTAGGCTTGCCCTTGGGCTTATTGTTGGTAATGACTGGCCCTGGTAACTTATTAGACTTTCCCAAATTGCATAAAGTTTTAGGTGCGATCGTGAATACGGGACGGTCATTTCCGTTTATTATTCTGCTTGTCGTTTTAACACCACTCACCCGCTTAATTGTTGGTACTTCCATCGGTAGCACCGCCGCCTTAGTCCCCCTTACCCTCGCCGCCATCCCATTTTTTGGACGCATTGCAGAAACCAGCATTTTAGAAGTTGATAAGGGACTCATCGAAGCCGCCCAAGCAATGGGATGCAATTATTGGCAAATCGTTCTCAAAGTCTTGATTCCTGAAGCCTTTCCATCACTGATATTAGGGATGACAATTTTAATCGTGAGTTTACTTAACTCCTCCGCTATGGCTGGGGCTGTAGGTGGTGGTGGATTAGGGAATTTAGCCATTCAATACGGCTACCAACGCTTTGATGTAGGGGTAATGTTTTCTACCATTGTGGTTTTAATTGCATTGGTGCAAATTATTCAATTCTTAGGTGATTTAATTGCTCAACGTATGCGAAAACGCTAA
- a CDS encoding MetQ/NlpA family ABC transporter substrate-binding protein yields MNTRRFFLTALGSLTASLIFASCSQPATQESNNITQTISQKEQKEIIKVGVTGVVSQDILKFVNNNLAAAEGLEIQVVTFNDWIQPNTALRDKVIDANFFQHRPFMNNAVKELKINLVALNTVYLNTLGLFSKNLKSVGEIPQNATVTIANDVINNDRGLRLLAANGLIKLKENAPQFVTRRDIAANPKNLRIKEVEGVQVVRAINDVDFIVSSAQTVALAGIEPNSMGQETAKDKKYALAFVTLQGRENEAKIQKLNKLLVDPKVKDFINQEYKGRLVPVF; encoded by the coding sequence ATGAATACACGCAGATTTTTCTTAACAGCTTTAGGTTCTCTAACTGCTTCTTTAATATTTGCCAGTTGTAGCCAACCAGCAACCCAAGAATCTAATAATATTACGCAGACAATTAGCCAAAAAGAGCAAAAAGAAATAATTAAAGTCGGCGTAACTGGTGTAGTTTCTCAGGATATCTTGAAATTTGTCAATAATAATCTAGCAGCAGCAGAAGGCTTAGAAATTCAAGTTGTTACCTTTAATGACTGGATACAACCCAACACAGCTTTGAGAGATAAGGTAATTGATGCCAATTTCTTTCAGCACAGACCATTTATGAATAATGCTGTGAAGGAATTGAAAATAAATTTAGTAGCATTAAATACAGTTTATTTAAACACACTTGGTCTTTTCTCAAAAAATCTCAAATCCGTCGGCGAAATTCCGCAAAATGCAACTGTCACAATTGCGAATGATGTCATCAATAACGACCGAGGATTGCGATTATTAGCAGCAAATGGTCTAATTAAGTTAAAAGAAAATGCTCCACAATTTGTTACCCGAAGAGATATTGCTGCTAATCCCAAAAACTTGCGAATCAAAGAAGTTGAAGGTGTACAAGTAGTCCGCGCCATTAATGACGTAGATTTTATTGTATCTTCGGCTCAAACTGTTGCGCTGGCAGGGATAGAACCTAATTCTATGGGTCAAGAAACAGCCAAAGATAAAAAATATGCGCTGGCGTTCGTGACGTTGCAGGGTCGAGAAAATGAAGCCAAAATTCAAAAGTT
- a CDS encoding acyl-CoA dehydrogenase family protein, which produces MIKSLEKVADTTIQFSAPVRTNSPELQQLFDHIALGASERDRDRILPFDVVELIRRSRLGALRIPVAEGGGGSTARELFEVVIKLGDADPNVAHIVRNHFSVTERILRSERTERNRRWLKEVVDGAIIGLASTELEVKRAGGGQVVNTKLTPDGDGYRLNGTKYYSTGSLYADLIFVRVLVPDDTTAFILIPTNRDGIELIDDWDGFGQRLTGTGTTNFTNVSVERSEVFFETDTDKDNLPYNIIPQLFLTAINAGIIRSVLRDATNLIHKRPRTFYHAVSEQAAEDPILQQTVGQIAANAFAAEAIVLAAADGLDRLPAAKAQGEETETAVALETSLNAAKAKLIVDDLALRSATLLFEVGGASTTKKSSNFDRHWRNARTLSSHNPNHFKARAIGDYEINGTPLPQRGFF; this is translated from the coding sequence ATGATTAAAAGTCTAGAAAAAGTTGCAGATACAACAATCCAGTTTTCGGCTCCAGTCAGAACTAACTCGCCGGAACTCCAGCAGTTGTTTGATCATATAGCTCTGGGAGCAAGTGAACGCGATCGCGATCGCATCCTACCGTTTGATGTGGTTGAATTAATCCGGCGTTCTCGGTTGGGTGCATTGCGAATCCCCGTTGCTGAAGGTGGCGGTGGTAGCACTGCGCGGGAATTATTCGAGGTGGTGATTAAGTTAGGCGATGCTGACCCGAACGTGGCTCACATTGTGCGGAATCATTTTTCTGTCACAGAGCGAATTTTGCGCTCAGAACGCACCGAAAGAAATCGTCGCTGGCTAAAGGAAGTAGTTGATGGGGCAATTATTGGCCTCGCTTCCACCGAATTAGAAGTTAAACGGGCTGGCGGTGGTCAAGTTGTGAATACAAAATTAACACCCGATGGCGACGGTTATCGTCTGAATGGCACGAAGTATTACAGCACTGGCAGCCTTTATGCAGACTTGATTTTTGTGCGGGTACTAGTACCAGATGACACCACGGCGTTTATTCTTATCCCGACAAACCGCGATGGCATTGAGCTTATAGATGATTGGGATGGATTTGGTCAAAGGCTTACAGGCACAGGAACAACTAACTTTACTAATGTAAGTGTTGAGAGAAGTGAAGTATTTTTTGAGACGGACACAGACAAAGACAATTTGCCATACAATATCATCCCGCAATTATTTTTGACTGCTATCAACGCTGGCATTATTCGTAGCGTGCTGCGTGATGCCACAAACCTCATTCATAAACGTCCTCGGACTTTTTACCATGCTGTATCCGAGCAAGCAGCAGAAGACCCCATCTTACAGCAAACCGTCGGACAAATTGCGGCTAATGCCTTTGCAGCAGAAGCGATCGTTTTAGCCGCCGCCGATGGACTCGATCGCCTGCCTGCGGCTAAAGCCCAAGGTGAAGAAACAGAGACGGCTGTAGCGTTAGAAACTTCTTTGAATGCAGCCAAAGCCAAATTAATTGTTGATGATTTAGCTTTACGTTCAGCCACCTTACTATTTGAAGTTGGCGGAGCTTCGACAACCAAGAAAAGCTCAAACTTTGACCGTCACTGGCGCAATGCCCGTACTTTATCCTCACATAATCCCAATCACTTTAAGGCTCGTGCGATTGGAGACTATGAGATAAACGGTACGCCATTACCGCAGAGAGGATTCTTTTAG
- the yfcF gene encoding glutathione transferase: MSSTSILLYVDTQYLSPYALSAFVSLHEKGLSFDIQTIDLAAKAQHEPGFATKSLTSRVPTLIHDGFSLSESSAIAEYIDEVFPGTPLYPTEPQNRARARQVQAWLRSDLTPIKQERPTEVIFSGVTKPPLSQKAQTAAEKLFFAADLLLSANTENLFGQWSIADVDLALILHRLILNGDPVPENLVTYAKHQWQRPSVQLWVNQQRQPLG; this comes from the coding sequence TTGTCATCCACATCTATCCTTCTCTATGTCGATACTCAGTACCTCAGCCCTTATGCACTGTCGGCATTCGTGTCTCTGCATGAAAAAGGACTGTCATTCGACATCCAGACCATTGACCTTGCAGCCAAAGCCCAGCATGAACCAGGCTTTGCCACTAAGTCTTTGACGAGCCGCGTACCGACCTTAATTCACGATGGATTCTCATTGTCGGAGTCTTCGGCGATCGCAGAATATATTGATGAAGTTTTTCCTGGTACTCCGTTATACCCAACAGAACCACAGAATCGGGCCAGAGCGCGTCAGGTGCAAGCGTGGCTCCGCAGCGATCTCACACCTATCAAACAAGAGCGTCCTACTGAAGTGATATTCTCCGGGGTAACAAAGCCACCTCTATCACAAAAGGCGCAAACAGCCGCCGAGAAATTGTTCTTCGCCGCCGATTTACTACTATCTGCCAATACGGAAAACCTCTTTGGTCAGTGGTCTATCGCCGATGTTGACCTCGCACTCATACTTCATCGCCTAATTTTGAATGGCGACCCAGTACCAGAGAATTTGGTGACATACGCTAAACATCAATGGCAACGGCCATCTGTTCAGTTGTGGGTCAATCAGCAACGCCAGCCCTTGGGCTGA